The Amycolatopsis mongoliensis genome includes a window with the following:
- a CDS encoding heavy metal translocating P-type ATPase: MRWRSLRKWAEPALVIVTVGALFAGGVGWLAGAGGFADGCWAAATLVAVIPALWWVIAALRRKRAGVDLLAVLSLVGTLVVHEYLAGALIAVMLATGRALDAAAERRASHDLRALLEHAPRSARRRCGDTVSVVPLSEVAAGDLLVVGPGEVVPADGLLESAAVLDESVLTGEPMQVERAVGEPVRSGVVNAGSAFELRATATAEDSTYAGIVRLARQAGAESAPVVRLADRYAAWFLPLSLVLAGLAWVFSGSLVRAVAVLVVATPCPLLLAAPVAIVSGLSRSSRLGVIIRGGGALETLGRARTLVMDKTGTLTAGRPAVVEVAAAPGWETAEVLRLAASAEQLSPHVLAEAITTEARTRGLYLSLPLDLVEEPGRGVTATVDGHRVEVGKPARPSAQQPWATAVRGRAGLDGAALAWLTVDGEPAGAVLLRDPLRRDAPRTLRRLRAAGLHRLVMLTGDRREPAEEIGTVLGLDSVCADQTPADKVAAVRGERERDVTVMVGDGVNDAPALAAADVGVAMGARGSTASSEAADIVLTTDRLDRLADAMDIARRARRIAVQSAATGMLLSLAAMAVAALGWLPPAAGALLQEGIDVAVILNALRALRGKPAGGITLTPATEQLLHRFSAEHDELRGSLPMVRDAANLLAGSGATPAALAELQRVHTFLVERLLPHERAEETQLYPALAAPLGSDEATATMSRAHAEIERLARRLGHHLRLAEADGRIDPAQLDDLLSGLYGLYTVLSLHFVQEEENYFALVSDAEPAGARS, translated from the coding sequence ATGCGTTGGCGGTCCTTGCGGAAATGGGCCGAGCCGGCGTTGGTGATCGTCACCGTTGGTGCTCTGTTCGCCGGTGGCGTCGGCTGGCTGGCCGGCGCCGGCGGGTTCGCCGACGGGTGCTGGGCGGCGGCAACGCTGGTGGCCGTGATCCCCGCACTGTGGTGGGTGATCGCTGCGCTGCGGCGGAAGCGGGCCGGGGTGGACCTGCTCGCGGTGCTGTCGCTCGTGGGCACTCTGGTGGTGCACGAGTACCTGGCCGGAGCCCTGATCGCGGTGATGCTCGCGACCGGGCGAGCGCTGGACGCGGCGGCGGAACGGCGCGCGTCGCACGACCTGCGGGCGCTGCTCGAACACGCGCCGCGGTCGGCGCGGCGTCGATGCGGTGACACGGTGTCGGTGGTGCCGTTGTCCGAGGTGGCGGCTGGTGACCTGCTGGTGGTCGGCCCGGGCGAGGTCGTCCCGGCCGATGGGCTGCTCGAGAGCGCCGCGGTGCTGGACGAGTCGGTGCTCACCGGCGAGCCGATGCAGGTGGAGCGTGCCGTGGGCGAACCGGTGCGCAGCGGCGTGGTGAACGCCGGGTCGGCCTTCGAACTGCGCGCCACCGCGACCGCGGAGGACAGCACCTACGCGGGCATCGTGCGGCTCGCGCGGCAGGCAGGCGCCGAGAGCGCCCCGGTGGTGCGGCTGGCCGACCGGTACGCCGCCTGGTTCCTGCCCCTCTCGCTCGTCCTGGCCGGACTGGCGTGGGTGTTCAGCGGCTCGCTGGTCCGTGCGGTGGCGGTGCTGGTGGTCGCCACGCCGTGTCCGTTGCTGCTGGCCGCGCCGGTCGCGATCGTCTCGGGTCTGTCGCGCTCGTCGCGGCTCGGGGTGATCATCCGCGGCGGCGGCGCGCTGGAAACGCTGGGCCGGGCGAGGACCCTGGTGATGGACAAGACCGGGACGCTGACCGCCGGGCGACCGGCCGTGGTGGAGGTCGCGGCCGCGCCCGGGTGGGAGACGGCCGAGGTGCTGCGCCTGGCCGCCTCGGCGGAGCAGCTCTCGCCGCACGTGCTGGCCGAGGCCATCACCACCGAAGCCCGCACCCGCGGCCTGTACCTGTCCCTGCCCCTGGACCTCGTCGAGGAACCCGGCCGCGGCGTCACCGCCACGGTCGACGGCCACCGCGTCGAGGTCGGCAAGCCGGCCCGGCCGTCGGCGCAACAGCCGTGGGCGACGGCGGTGCGCGGCCGGGCCGGACTGGACGGCGCCGCCCTCGCGTGGCTGACCGTCGACGGCGAGCCCGCCGGGGCCGTGCTGCTGCGGGATCCGCTGCGCCGCGACGCTCCGCGCACCCTGCGGCGGCTGCGCGCGGCGGGGCTGCACAGGCTCGTCATGCTCACCGGTGACCGGCGGGAACCGGCCGAGGAAATCGGCACGGTTCTGGGGCTGGACAGCGTGTGCGCGGACCAGACGCCCGCGGACAAGGTCGCGGCCGTCCGTGGCGAACGCGAACGGGACGTCACGGTGATGGTCGGCGACGGGGTCAACGACGCGCCCGCACTCGCCGCGGCCGACGTCGGCGTGGCCATGGGCGCGAGAGGCTCCACGGCGTCGTCCGAGGCCGCGGACATCGTGCTGACCACCGACCGGCTGGACCGGCTCGCCGACGCGATGGACATCGCCCGCCGCGCGCGCCGCATCGCCGTGCAGAGCGCCGCGACCGGGATGCTGCTGTCGCTGGCCGCGATGGCGGTCGCGGCCCTGGGCTGGCTGCCGCCCGCCGCCGGGGCGCTGCTGCAGGAAGGCATCGACGTCGCGGTCATCCTCAACGCGCTGCGCGCGTTGCGGGGCAAACCCGCCGGCGGGATCACCCTGACCCCGGCCACGGAACAGCTGCTGCACCGCTTCTCCGCCGAACACGACGAACTGCGCGGCAGTCTGCCGATGGTGCGCGACGCGGCGAACCTGCTCGCCGGGAGCGGCGCGACCCCGGCTGCACTCGCCGAACTCCAGCGCGTCCACACGTTCCTCGTCGAGCGGCTGCTGCCCCACGAGCGGGCCGAGGAGACCCAGCTCTACCCGGCACTGGCCGCGCCGCTGGGCAGCGACGAAGCCACCGCCACGATGAGCCGGGCCCACGCCGAGATCGAGCGGCTCGCCCGCCGCCTGGGCCACCACCTGCGGCTCGCGGAGGCCGACGGCCGGATCGACCCCGCCCAGCTCGACGACCTGCTGTCCGGCCTCTACGGGCTCTACACCGTGCTGAGCCTGCACTTCGTCCAAGAAGAAGAGAATTACTTCGCCCTGGTCTCGGACGCCGAACCGGCAGGAGCGCGATCATGA
- a CDS encoding alpha/beta hydrolase — MTSKDEPQEVSFPVAGVGCVADLYRPPGDARPVPCVVMAHGGSGTKRLGLPDYAKRFAARGMAVLVFDYRHFGDSEGSPRQVIDVRAQREDYRAAVAYARTLPGIDPARIALWGTSLSGGHVLAVAADDPAIAAVVAQVPVIDGWRRGRTLAQRFERDVIELTLRFTVAAGRDLVRWWRGEPPYLVPVVDEPGRVAAFVEPRAGEVFAALGGEATGWRNAIAPRFVFALPRYRRGTAERLAMPLLMCVADHDLEASSRFAAKIAAKAPSAEVRHYPAGHFDVYLPPWFDRLCTVQAEFLHDHLCAGHHARTAPASVARMMTVRTGTGEPLVFLPGLETHQKAPRGLAKWFEAQQCKRLAEGREVWWIARRGDGTPPTTIAELAREHAEALRWWFGRPVDVVGVSTGGSIALQLAADHPDVVRRLVIVSAAYRLGTFGLSTQRSAAKALRQHRPRRAGAAMTAIMGAKPVTRRIMRALGWLLGPVIARPADPGLVATIDAEDDFDLKTRLSDITAPTLVAGGDQDACYGRELFEETAAGIPDARLILYPGRGHLGIDRGRVAQDVLAFLDTDATTANGGLTGSFPHRR, encoded by the coding sequence ATGACGTCGAAAGACGAGCCGCAGGAAGTGTCCTTCCCGGTTGCGGGTGTCGGGTGCGTCGCAGACCTCTACCGGCCTCCGGGGGACGCGCGGCCGGTGCCGTGCGTGGTCATGGCGCACGGGGGAAGCGGAACGAAACGGCTGGGGCTGCCGGACTACGCGAAACGGTTCGCCGCCCGCGGAATGGCCGTGCTGGTGTTCGACTACCGGCACTTCGGGGACAGCGAGGGCAGCCCGCGGCAGGTGATCGACGTCCGCGCGCAACGCGAGGACTACCGCGCGGCCGTCGCTTACGCCCGCACCCTGCCCGGGATCGATCCCGCCCGGATCGCCCTGTGGGGCACCTCGCTCAGCGGAGGGCACGTGCTCGCGGTCGCCGCCGACGACCCGGCCATCGCCGCGGTGGTGGCGCAGGTACCGGTCATCGACGGCTGGCGGCGGGGCCGTACCCTCGCCCAGCGGTTCGAGCGTGACGTGATCGAGCTGACGCTGCGGTTCACGGTGGCTGCCGGGCGGGACCTCGTCCGCTGGTGGCGCGGAGAACCCCCGTATCTCGTCCCGGTCGTCGACGAACCCGGCCGGGTCGCGGCGTTCGTCGAACCCCGCGCCGGTGAAGTGTTCGCGGCACTCGGCGGCGAGGCCACCGGCTGGCGCAACGCCATCGCGCCGCGGTTCGTGTTCGCCCTTCCCCGCTACCGCCGCGGCACCGCCGAGCGGCTGGCCATGCCGCTGCTGATGTGCGTGGCCGACCACGACCTCGAGGCCTCCAGCCGCTTCGCCGCCAAGATCGCCGCGAAGGCGCCGTCGGCCGAGGTCCGGCATTACCCCGCCGGGCACTTCGACGTCTACCTGCCGCCGTGGTTCGACCGGCTCTGCACCGTCCAGGCCGAGTTCCTCCACGACCACCTGTGCGCCGGCCACCACGCGCGCACGGCCCCGGCTTCCGTTGCCCGGATGATGACGGTGCGGACCGGTACGGGCGAGCCCCTGGTCTTCCTGCCCGGCCTGGAGACACACCAGAAAGCGCCGCGTGGCCTGGCCAAGTGGTTCGAGGCGCAGCAATGCAAACGGCTGGCCGAGGGCCGCGAGGTCTGGTGGATCGCCCGCCGCGGCGACGGCACCCCGCCGACCACGATCGCCGAGCTGGCCCGCGAGCACGCCGAGGCCCTGCGGTGGTGGTTCGGGCGCCCGGTCGACGTGGTCGGCGTCTCCACCGGCGGCAGCATCGCGCTGCAGCTGGCCGCCGACCACCCCGACGTCGTGCGCCGCCTGGTCATCGTCTCGGCCGCCTATCGCCTCGGTACGTTCGGACTCAGCACGCAACGAAGCGCCGCGAAAGCGCTGCGGCAGCACCGGCCACGGCGCGCCGGTGCCGCGATGACGGCGATCATGGGCGCCAAACCCGTCACCCGCCGGATCATGCGGGCGCTGGGCTGGCTCCTCGGACCGGTCATCGCGCGTCCTGCCGATCCCGGTCTGGTTGCCACCATCGACGCCGAGGACGACTTCGACCTGAAGACGCGGCTCTCCGACATCACGGCACCCACGCTCGTCGCCGGCGGCGACCAGGACGCCTGCTACGGACGGGAACTGTTCGAGGAAACCGCCGCCGGCATTCCCGATGCCCGGCTGATCCTCTACCCGGGACGTGGGCACCTGGGCATCGACAGAGGGCGCGTCGCGCAAGATGTCCTTGCCTTCCTCGACACCGACGCCACCACGGCGAACGGTGGGCTGACTGGTTCGTTCCCGCACCGCCGCTGA